Genomic window (Akkermansiaceae bacterium):
ATCACCACCTTCATGATAAACCGGTCGAGCTGGGCTTCGGGAAGAGGATAGGTGCCCTCCTGTTCGATGGGGTTCTGTGTTGCCAGTGTCATAAACGGAGGCTCTAGCTTGATGCTTTCACCATCGATCGTCACCTGCTGTTCCTGCATTACTTCTAACAACGCCGCCTGGGTTTTTGCCGGTGCCCGGTTGATTTCGTCGGCGAGCAGAAGGTTGGTAAAGACCGGTCCGCGGCGCATCTGGAAAGTCTGGCTTTTCATGTCAAACAAGGTGAACCCCGTGACATCCGAGGGCATCAGGTCGGGAGTAAACTGGATCCGACCAAACTGTCCGCCAAAGGTGTTTGCCAACGCGATCACCAGGTGGGTTTTACCCAGGCCGGGTTTGCCTTCGAGCAGCACATGCCCACCGGCCAGCAGGGCGGCAAGGACCTGGCTAACGACCTGGTCCTGGCCAAAAAACACTTTGCGCAGCTCGGAGTAGATTTGTTGACAGAGTGCCGCGGCATGCCCTCCCTGAGGTGCCACCTCGGCCTGGGTATCCTCAGCCTGCTCGCTCGCAGCGTCATAGGGGTGTTGGTATTCGTTCATTATTCTATTTTTTGTTAGTTAATTGTTTTCAAAATATGCTGCAGGTTCTTGACCACACGCACCATCACACCGGGTTCTCGGACCTGGTTTCTGGTCATGGCTTCGATAATTGATTCGACAGGCAGACCCGTGCGCTCGGCAAGTTGTTCAAAGACCCCCTCGTGATTGCCATCGGCACCCAGGGAGAGTCGGCGGCTCACTGTCCCGCGCAGGGAGGCCAGCATGGTGTCGTCTCGTTTATGACGCCAGAGAAAGCGCCCGATTCCCCGCACCTGACCGGAAAACTCCCTTACTTCACTCTTAGGCAGATCTTGGGGCGGGCCAAAGCGTGGTAGGTTTTTCCATAACCAGAAAGTGATCACGGCCGCCAACCCAATCACCGCCATCCAGAAATACCGCCACACCATGGTAAAGAAATTGTCTCCGCCTCCGTCTGTAAAAACAATCGTTCCCTCACGCGACAGATTGACGAGCTCCGAGACAAAACGGGCGTGATCGCCGTAGCCAATGTACCGATTGCGCAGCGGACTGGCATCGGTCAATAAACTGACCCTACCCCGCCCGTAAAACATACTCAGATAGCGATGTTTATCGGTCTTCATGTTAGATCCCGTGCCATACTCACTGTTAAATCGTGCATCATACTCCAGCCCCTTGTCCGACCAGTGATGAATCGTCATTTTTCTCCCCCCCAGGGAATAATCTACTTTCTCAGCCCCTAACAAAGCCCGGTCCTCCTCCGCCATCGCCTCCCAATCATCGCGATCGAGCTTAGCGCCACTCCCTGCAGTCGGCCGGTGATCCCAGTCAACCAACTCCACATGCAATTCCTCGAGTAAGTAGTCCAAACCTGGTGTGCCGTCTTCCAGGGAACTACTCGAGACATCGTGGTATCGACTGAAATCATTCCCCCGTTTCTCACCCGAGGCCAGCATGACCACCAGGTGCCCCCCATTGTCAACCCATCGAAGAATACGCTTCATCCGCCCCTCGGTATTAAGCGATGATGGTGAGAGAAAGAGCGTGGATGTCCCGTAGTTGAGATCGCCGATGCTACGCTGGGAAACAACCTCCTTGCCCAGGTTCTGCAGCATCCGTTGGGCGGCCAGAAAGGCATTGCCCCTCGCTTCCCCCTTATAGCCTATGGTGCGGCGTTTCTTGACTGTTTTCTGACAGGAAACGGATGAGACCAGAAACAGCCCGATCAGCAAGCCGCCTAGCAGCCTGTGGAGTGTGGGCATCATACTCATCGGGCCCTCCTCTCCATGCCATGAAACGGCCAGCTGTCACAGAGATGCTCCATGGCGTGATCGTCCGGTTTTTGTTTTCCATACGCCATCCCGATCCAGGAGTTGGTCAGGTTGGAAAAATACGGTGTCACCCGTTCGTCCTGCATGGCCTGGACATGGCGCAGGCAATCCGCTTCGGTATCGCTTTCAATAATCGGCACATCGGCACGGTGCACCAGCCAGGTGATCGATCCCCGATAGAGATAGCTGAGTGCCAGCTGATGTTGGCCGTCGCGCCAGGCTTTGCGGGCTGCGGACACCACGTCGTCGGGCAGTGATTCCGGGGTGATCGTCATCCCCATCACCTCACGGGTCTTGGGGCCTCGGTCCTTCTGGGCCGCCAATCCCTCTGAAGTGAACACGTGGCGATTGGCGTATATCAGATAAACCAAGCCGGCAACCACAGCCGCCAGAACCACGATAAAAATCAAATTTCCAAATGCCGCCGGCATGCCGACGCCCCCCGAGCCCCCACTACTGGACGATGATGCACTGGATTTCTCCACAGGCACATCCTCGACCCGGTAATGGACGGTGAAGTCCTCACTATCGAGTACTTCCTTGATTTCTTTTTGGGCTGAGCCCTCGTGCAATCCGGTCCTGGCACCAGCATCACGGGCCGATGCCGTGGGGGCACTGGCCAATAAGCTCCCACACACGGCTAACAAAACCATGACCATCACACCGGCGCCATTGCGCATGTTCTCCAATCGGCTCCCAAGCCTTTTGAAGGCAAGCTCGATATCCCAGCCTTCGGTCAAGGTCCGACTATTGATATAAAGCGCAAACCCGGCCGCCACATAGAACGGCTCCATCAGGGTGAAGGAAAGCAAGCGAACCACCGCAAGCACCCACAGCATACTCATCGAAACTTCCTCAAACTCACTGTAGTCAAAAAAGTCCCCGATACTGCGCCACCATTGCTC
Coding sequences:
- a CDS encoding MoxR family ATPase, whose protein sequence is MNEYQHPYDAASEQAEDTQAEVAPQGGHAAALCQQIYSELRKVFFGQDQVVSQVLAALLAGGHVLLEGKPGLGKTHLVIALANTFGGQFGRIQFTPDLMPSDVTGFTLFDMKSQTFQMRRGPVFTNLLLADEINRAPAKTQAALLEVMQEQQVTIDGESIKLEPPFMTLATQNPIEQEGTYPLPEAQLDRFIMKVVIDYPDQTSEEQVVGQVTTRASAKGLDARAVAQVCAQQEILQAQQECAAIRAVPEVVRYAVNICRATREAQGISLGAGTRGAISLIQVGKAYALMNGRDFVTPDDVKSAALPVLRHRVQLAPELAISGQNIDDAVAAIVHSVEAPRI
- a CDS encoding DUF4350 domain-containing protein; this encodes MMPTLHRLLGGLLIGLFLVSSVSCQKTVKKRRTIGYKGEARGNAFLAAQRMLQNLGKEVVSQRSIGDLNYGTSTLFLSPSSLNTEGRMKRILRWVDNGGHLVVMLASGEKRGNDFSRYHDVSSSSLEDGTPGLDYLLEELHVELVDWDHRPTAGSGAKLDRDDWEAMAEEDRALLGAEKVDYSLGGRKMTIHHWSDKGLEYDARFNSEYGTGSNMKTDKHRYLSMFYGRGRVSLLTDASPLRNRYIGYGDHARFVSELVNLSREGTIVFTDGGGDNFFTMVWRYFWMAVIGLAAVITFWLWKNLPRFGPPQDLPKSEVREFSGQVRGIGRFLWRHKRDDTMLASLRGTVSRRLSLGADGNHEGVFEQLAERTGLPVESIIEAMTRNQVREPGVMVRVVKNLQHILKTIN